ACTTGCATCATAAATTCCCGGTACAGCTTCGCCATAGCAAATGTCTGCGCATCCGAAGAAGGGATTCCGTGCTCTATCGCGACTTGCGCTGCCTGATGTAAATAATCCTGCACTTCAGGACGATTTGCATAAATATTCGCACTCATATCGTTCTGATGAATTTGCTGACAATTCACCAAACCTGCGCCTGAATAAGAAATCGCCTGACTTCCTAAATAATTTCGCACCATAGAGAACATGGCAGAAGCATCACCGTTCAATTTATCAGGTAATGTTGAAAACGCTAGAGTGTTAATCGGCACGAATAAAAATGCCATTGGCGCGATTTGAACAACACGAGACATTACCAAAAATCCAAAGCTCACATCTGAATAAAGCTGTGCTGAAAAATAAAATGAAAATGACATCAGCATGAAACCCGTTGCAATCAGATAGCGTAATTGAACATGCTTCATGAAAAGCCCAACAAGAGGGATTAAAATAATCACAGATGCCCCCCCTGGTGCCATGATCATCCCTGCACGCTGAGCTGTGTATCCCATCACTTGCTGTGCGAATTGCGGCACGAGCATTGCACCTGCATAAAGAGTGATCCCCATGGCCCCAACAAGAACCGTCCCCAGCGCAAAATTTTTATCTTTCAAAACACCTAAGTTCAAAAGAGGATTTTTTGTATTCAAAAGCCAAATAATGGCACCAACCGTGCCGCAAACACCTAGAACCGCCATGATACAAATAAACTGAGAGCCAAACCAATCCATTTCCTCCCCTTTATCTGCCATTACCTCCAAACAGCCTAACCCTAAGGAAACTAGAGAAATCCCAATAACATCCACGGGCATTTTAACCGCTTTTTCCCAAGGCGGATCTTCAACGAAAATGCCTACCAAAACACAAGTAAAAATCCCAAAGGGGACGTTAATAAAGAAAATCCAGTTCCAAGAATAGTTATCTGTCAGATAACCCCCTAAAAGAGGTCCTAAGACAGGGGCGACAATCGTTGCAATCGCCGTCAAACTGAAAGCCGCAGCTCTTTTTTCAGGGGGAAAAGTATCTAAAATAATGGATTGCTGAACAGGCTGTAGCCCACCGCCAAAAAATCCCTGCAAAAGTCTTGAAATCACGAGCATTGCCAATGAGCTTGCCATACCGCAAAGCAAAGAGCAGATCGTAAAACCCACAAGACAAATGAAAAAATACTTCTTTCGCCCGATTGTCTTTGCCAACCAGCCTGAAATTGTCAAAACAATCCCATTCGCCACAAGATAAGATGTCAGCGCCCAAGTCGCATCATTATAGGCAACTCCCAATGCCCCTGCGATATGCGGCAAAGAAACATTGACAATGGTCGTATCTAAAACTTCCATAAAAGCCGCCATCGTAACGACAACAGCAATGAGCCATGGGTTATGCTTTGGTTTCCACGCTGCTTTTTCGGCATCCGTAAAAACTTTATCCTTTTCCATCATGTTAATGGATACCTGCGCCCAAAGGATTTGCTCCTAGCGCACTCCCCTCTGTTTTTACATTTCCTGTATCAAAATTATGATTTGCCGAATCAAAATTAGAATCTGTTCCCGTCTTTATCTCTGGCGCTGGCAAGGTTGAACTGAAATTATCTATATTTTCCTGATATGATTTTTCATTCTGCTTATTATTTACAGAACTCCCTGGCGCACTTTCATCAACCTCATCTGGCTCTGTGACAGCATCTTCTGCCTCTTGCCCTGTTTTAGGCGTTTTGTGCTTACCATCTCTGTTCGTTGCAGCTTTAACCAGCTCTTTAGAAAGCTCTGGATCAATTGCATATTTACGATCTCCGCCTGAAGCTGCCTGCTTAACCGCATCTTTTACAACGAGTCTATCTGGAGGAGATTTTTTCCAAGCCTTTGCATTTTTCTGCGCCAAATCATTTACTGTTTTTTCAATTTCAGCTTTTTTCTCAGAAGAAATCGGCAAAGTTTTAATCCCCTCGACCGCCTCTTTCGCCATCCGCCCTAAAGCAGCTTGCGTATTGGGATCCTTCAAATCAATCGGATTGCCTAAAGCTGTTTCTCGATTAGCTTCCTTTTCCTGTAGTTTCTCGATCGATTCTTTTGGAATACCAAGTGCTTCCATCGCCGCAACAGCTTGATCCTTGATATCCTTTACCCCTTTTGAGCCTGCAAGATTATTCATTGCTGCAAGCGCTTTCTCCTTAATCGCCTGAACCTCTTCTGGCTTAATAGGCTGAAGTGAAGATTCTTCCCCCCCCTCCTCTTTTTTCTCTGATGCCGTGTCGTCTGATTTTGAGGAATCTGCCACATTTTCAACTGCATTCACGGCGTCATTTGAAGGCTTGTCTACCCCTTCAACCTGAGCTGCTTCGGCTGGGGGAAGATCTTTTGCTGCGGTCTCTAACGCTTGAGCCGCATCTTTTTTGAGCGTATCCTGCCCATCTTTCTCGGCCAAATTTCCCATCTGATCCACTGGACTTTGCCCCTCTGTCCCAGCATCAGCATTCGAGAGAGATTGATCCATAGATTTTTCAGTCTCTGCAGAATTAAAAGGCGAAGAAGCTTTCGGAGACTCTAAATCCAGAGGTTTTTCTGTTTTTTCGCTTTGCTGTGCTTGCGTAGAAGCCCCCCCACTATCCGCAACACTTTTATTAATCATTTCTTCAAGATTAAAATTCTCATTCGCTTTACCGCTTTCCGGCGCCTGTACTTTTGGCGGATTAGCTGGCGTGTAGCCAACATCGACAATCGTCGTCAAAGAAAGCCCCAAAGGCAAAGGTAAATCGTCTTTTAAACCTTTATCAATAAGAATTTTAACAGGCACCCTCTGCACCACCTTAACAAAGTTTCCTGTCGCATTTTCAGGTGGGAAGGTGCTGAAAGATTCTCCCGTTCCCATCTGAAAACTATCCACATGACCCTTGAGACGAAGTTGTGGATAGGCATCAACATGAATGGTAGCCTCCTGACCAGGACGCATTTTTTTTAGCTGTGTTTCTTTGTAGTTAGAAATCACCCAAATATCTTTTGGGACGATCGAAAGAATCTTCTGGCCTGCCTGAACAAAATTCCCCCGTTCCACAGATCTTTGGGAAATCCAGCCATCACAAGGCGCTTGAACTGTCAGCCAAGCAACATCGAGCTTAGCCTTTTCCAAGGCTGCCGTTGCGGATTTAATCTGGGCTTCTCCCTGAACTACCCGCATATTTGCATTCTTAATATTTTCACGAACAGGTTCTGCCTGAATCAAATGGCCTCTTGCCTCAGCCATTTTGGCTTCTGCGCTTTCCAATTGCGCTGTTGAAGCATCAATATCTGATTGACTGGTCGCTGCTCTTAAAACACGGTGCTGCCTAGCGTAATCTGTTTGAGATTTAAAAAGATTTGCCTGCGCATCGGCCACTTCCCCTTGCGCCGACATTAATTGCCCCGGGAAGTTCTTTTTCGCAATTTCCTCACCGACAACAGCAGCGTTAAAATTTGCCTGAGCCTGCGCAAGTTGGCCCTCTGCATTATGAAGCTGTGTTAGATAATCGCGCCCATCAACACGAATTAATACATCTCCCTTATGCACAAACTGGTTATCATTAACTAAAAGCTCATACACATAACCAGACACATGCGGGGCAACGGAAACCTTACGGCCTGTCACATAGGCATCATCTGTTTCCTCTTCATTCCGGTGAAGATACCACCAAAAGAAAACGCCAATAACGGCTAAAATCCCAAGAATTAAGAACATGCGTTTTTTCTTCGCTTTATTCTCTTCCTGCGATTCCTCACCTAACTCATCAAGCGCCTTGCTTAAAGCAAGCTGTTCCTCTGTTTGAGACTCCTCTGGCGAGGATTTCCCTTCAGAATCATTGGAATTCTGGCTTTTGCTTTCACTGCTGCCTTCAGGTTTATCTTCTTCCTGCGCCATCAATACTCCAAAATCTTAACAGCTTTCAACAAAATGACCAGTCGGTCAGAAATTGAGATGCCCTATTTATCAAGCTTAAGCAAGCTTATTTTGTCTCTTAAAGAAAATTTTATGCGTTACTGAAAAAACAACACGCTTTTCATTTAAAAAAATGGAAAGCGATGCAGACTACCTTTTTATCAAAAGTGCTGCAAAAAATCCATCCATTCCCCCTTTTTCTGACCACAAAGATGGATGCGTTCTAAAGTAGCCTTCTTGTGTCCGAGCTTCTGGCAAAAAACTTAAAGCTTCTTTTGAAAAAGGCTGGTGCTCCCATCCGCCTCCTTTAATGGCTTCGGAAATTTGATTTGGCCCTTCTTCATCTTGAAGAGAACAAACGGCATAAAGAAGCTTCCCCCCTTTTTTAAGCATTTTGCCTGCCGCTTCAATAAAATGCGCCTGCCCTTCAGCCAGCGCCCTCACATCTTGTTGACGCTTAAGACGCAAGACATCTGGATGACGGCGAAGTGTCCCTGTTGCCGAACAAGGCGCATCTAATAAAACACCGTCTAATAAATGATCTGGAGTCCATGCCAAAGCGTCCGCCTGTACAAGAGAAACCTCTAACTGAAGGCGCTCCATATTTTCCTTAAGACGATTCAGCCGAAATTCATCCCGATCAAGGGCGATCACCTTTGCGCCTGACTCTGCGAGCTGAGCGGTTTTTCCTCCTGGTGCAGCACAAATATCGGCTATTTCCAATCCATTCACCCCTCCAAACAAAGGCGCAATCATAGAAGCCGCAGCATCCTGAACCCAAAAATGCCCCTCCTCAAACCCTGAAAGTTCTGGCACAGGCGTACCCGCAGGAAAACGACAACTTCCGTTTGGCAATAAAACGCCACCTTCCGGCACTGCCTTTCCTTTTTTAAGCGTAATATCTAAGGAAGCTGTTTTATAATAAGAATTAGAAATAATCCTTGCTCGTTTTCCCCAAGCCTTCCACAGCCAAGCAGGCGTATCTAAACGTGGCTGATCCAGCGTTTCTAAGATACCATCCCCTTCCCGTACAATTTTACGCAAAACAGCGTTAGCAAGTCCTGCAAAAGGGACGAGACTTTGACGTCTTAGAAGATCAACTGTACTTCCGACAGCCGCATAAGGCGGAACTTCCAAAAAAAGAATTTGTGCCGCCCCAAGCAAGAGAGCCCGAAAAACTGGAAATGGCGGCTCCTTTTTTAAACGCTCCCGAAGAATTTCTTCCAAAACACCAACATGGCGCAACGTTCCTGCAATTATCCAATGGGCCGTAGAGCGATCCCTTGGAAGCATCTCTGATGAACAGGCTTTATCCAAAGCAAACTCTAAAGGCTCACGTTCGCCTAAAATAAACCCTAAAGCCTTCCAAGCGGCATCTCTTGCGGGATCTGGCGTTATTTTCGAATGACGTTTACGCGCTTTAGAGGAAGGCGATTTCTTCGCTGACGGCGTTTTTCTCTCTGACATAAATTTATTTAAACCCTTTTTTATTTCGCCATCAAAAAGAATTAAATTTAGAAAATTCTTTAAGAGAAGTATATAATTTACAAATCATCTTTATTTAAAAATAATAGAATTACCTATTTTAACCCATGCTTCATACCGCTATCTCGAAAAATCTTGCAAATATTAAAGAACAAATAACGCAATCTTGCGAAAAAAATCACCGATCACCAAAAGACGTTCAACTTATTGCTGTCAGTAAATTTCATCCCGTTCCAGCGATGGAAGCCGCATTACAAGCTGGACAAAGAATTTTTGGTGAGAATTATGTTCAAGAAGCAGAAGAAAAATCCACTTTTCTTCGCCCTAAATATCCAGAAATAAAAATTCATCTCATTGGCCCGCTTCAAACAAATAAAGCCGTGACAGCTTGTAAGTTTGCGGATGCCATTCACACTCTCGATCGCCCCAGTCTTTGCCAAGCTCTTCAAAAGGCTTCTGACAAAACAGGCAATCTGCCAGACCTTTTTGTGCAGGTAAATATCGGCCAAGAAATCAATAAATCAGGTATTCCACTA
The genomic region above belongs to Acetobacteraceae bacterium and contains:
- a CDS encoding DHA2 family efflux MFS transporter permease subunit, whose amino-acid sequence is MEKDKVFTDAEKAAWKPKHNPWLIAVVVTMAAFMEVLDTTIVNVSLPHIAGALGVAYNDATWALTSYLVANGIVLTISGWLAKTIGRKKYFFICLVGFTICSLLCGMASSLAMLVISRLLQGFFGGGLQPVQQSIILDTFPPEKRAAAFSLTAIATIVAPVLGPLLGGYLTDNYSWNWIFFINVPFGIFTCVLVGIFVEDPPWEKAVKMPVDVIGISLVSLGLGCLEVMADKGEEMDWFGSQFICIMAVLGVCGTVGAIIWLLNTKNPLLNLGVLKDKNFALGTVLVGAMGITLYAGAMLVPQFAQQVMGYTAQRAGMIMAPGGASVIILIPLVGLFMKHVQLRYLIATGFMLMSFSFYFSAQLYSDVSFGFLVMSRVVQIAPMAFLFVPINTLAFSTLPDKLNGDASAMFSMVRNYLGSQAISYSGAGLVNCQQIHQNDMSANIYANRPEVQDYLHQAAQVAIEHGIPSSDAQTFAMAKLYREFMMQVAMLSYNSMFHALALLSLAMVPCCFFASAIKASGSAKGGAH
- a CDS encoding HlyD family secretion protein; protein product: MFLILGILAVIGVFFWWYLHRNEEETDDAYVTGRKVSVAPHVSGYVYELLVNDNQFVHKGDVLIRVDGRDYLTQLHNAEGQLAQAQANFNAAVVGEEIAKKNFPGQLMSAQGEVADAQANLFKSQTDYARQHRVLRAATSQSDIDASTAQLESAEAKMAEARGHLIQAEPVRENIKNANMRVVQGEAQIKSATAALEKAKLDVAWLTVQAPCDGWISQRSVERGNFVQAGQKILSIVPKDIWVISNYKETQLKKMRPGQEATIHVDAYPQLRLKGHVDSFQMGTGESFSTFPPENATGNFVKVVQRVPVKILIDKGLKDDLPLPLGLSLTTIVDVGYTPANPPKVQAPESGKANENFNLEEMINKSVADSGGASTQAQQSEKTEKPLDLESPKASSPFNSAETEKSMDQSLSNADAGTEGQSPVDQMGNLAEKDGQDTLKKDAAQALETAAKDLPPAEAAQVEGVDKPSNDAVNAVENVADSSKSDDTASEKKEEGGEESSLQPIKPEEVQAIKEKALAAMNNLAGSKGVKDIKDQAVAAMEALGIPKESIEKLQEKEANRETALGNPIDLKDPNTQAALGRMAKEAVEGIKTLPISSEKKAEIEKTVNDLAQKNAKAWKKSPPDRLVVKDAVKQAASGGDRKYAIDPELSKELVKAATNRDGKHKTPKTGQEAEDAVTEPDEVDESAPGSSVNNKQNEKSYQENIDNFSSTLPAPEIKTGTDSNFDSANHNFDTGNVKTEGSALGANPLGAGIH
- a CDS encoding rRNA cytosine-C5-methylase; the protein is MSERKTPSAKKSPSSKARKRHSKITPDPARDAAWKALGFILGEREPLEFALDKACSSEMLPRDRSTAHWIIAGTLRHVGVLEEILRERLKKEPPFPVFRALLLGAAQILFLEVPPYAAVGSTVDLLRRQSLVPFAGLANAVLRKIVREGDGILETLDQPRLDTPAWLWKAWGKRARIISNSYYKTASLDITLKKGKAVPEGGVLLPNGSCRFPAGTPVPELSGFEEGHFWVQDAAASMIAPLFGGVNGLEIADICAAPGGKTAQLAESGAKVIALDRDEFRLNRLKENMERLQLEVSLVQADALAWTPDHLLDGVLLDAPCSATGTLRRHPDVLRLKRQQDVRALAEGQAHFIEAAGKMLKKGGKLLYAVCSLQDEEGPNQISEAIKGGGWEHQPFSKEALSFLPEARTQEGYFRTHPSLWSEKGGMDGFFAALLIKR
- a CDS encoding YggS family pyridoxal phosphate-dependent enzyme, giving the protein MLHTAISKNLANIKEQITQSCEKNHRSPKDVQLIAVSKFHPVPAMEAALQAGQRIFGENYVQEAEEKSTFLRPKYPEIKIHLIGPLQTNKAVTACKFADAIHTLDRPSLCQALQKASDKTGNLPDLFVQVNIGQEINKSGIPLEKADTFIEEALLSFGDKIKGLMCIPPQGKPALPYFQKLAEISKKHGLKELSMGMSADFEEAIKAGATYVRIGTAIFGGRPV